Proteins found in one Carassius auratus strain Wakin chromosome 12, ASM336829v1, whole genome shotgun sequence genomic segment:
- the LOC113112121 gene encoding proteasome activator complex subunit 2-like, with translation MSKTNLLKINSDNAVRIENYRKSLYKQAEQLFSDHIPLKISQLDNLLKGDDLSITDLSSLHAPLDIPIPDPPAPEDEEMETDKNEDDEKKKKAPKCGFIKGNERIVKLLDIVKPEIMALKETCITVSCWIYHLIPKIEDGNDFGVAIQEKILERITAVKTKVEGFQTNINKYFSERGDAVAKASKDTHVMDYRSLVHEKDEAAYSEIRVIMLDIRGFYAELYDVISKNLEKVTNPKGEEKPSMY, from the exons ATGTCCAAAACTAATTTACTGAAGATAAACTCTGATAATGCAGTGAGG ATAGAAAACTACCGCAAGTCACTATATAAGCAG GCAGAACAGCTGTTCTCCGATCACATACCTCTGAAGATCTCACAGCTTGACAACCTGCTGAAG GGGGATGACTTAAGTATCACTGACCTCTCATCTCTCCATGCACCCCTTGACATTCCCATTCCTGACCCCCCTGCTCCAGAAGATGAG gagatggagacagataaaaatgaagatgatgagaaaaagaagaaag CTCCCAAGTGTGGCTTCATCAAAGGAAATGAGAGGattgtgaagttgctggatattgtaAAACCAGAGATAATGGCTTTGAAGGAGACCTGCATCACT gtttcTTGCTGGATTTATCATCTAATTCCAAAAATAGAGGACGGAAATGATTTTGGAGTTGCAATTCAG GAAAAGATCCTTGAGAGAATTACTGCTGTGAAGACCAAGGTGGAGGGTTTTCAGACCAACATTAACAA GTACTTCTCAGAGAGAGGTGATGCAGTGGCAAAAGCTTCCAAAGACACACACGTG ATGGATTATCGCTCTCTGGTGCACGAGAAGGATGAAGCGGCATATTCTGAGATTAGAGTGATTATGCTTGATATACGTGGTTTTTAT GCTGAACTCTATGATGTCATCAGCAAGAACCTGGAGAAAGTGACGAATCCTAAAGGAGAAGAGAAGCCCTCCATGTACTGA